A region from the Paenibacillus humicola genome encodes:
- the galU gene encoding UTP--glucose-1-phosphate uridylyltransferase GalU, which yields MKKVRKAIIPAAGLGTRFLPATKAMPKEMLPIVDKPTIQYIVEEAIESGIEDIIVVTGKGKRAIEDHFDIAFELEHSLEEKGKLDILQKVQQSSNVELHYIRQKEAKGLGHAVWCARNFIGDEPFAVLLGDDIVKAEVPCTRQLIEQYEQTGCSVIGVQAVSSDQTQRYGIVDPLEKFERLYKVKRFVEKPPQGQEPSNLAIMGRYVLTPEIFDYLGRHEIGAGGEIQLTDAIQMLNEEQGVYAYDFEGMRYDVGEKLGFIMTTIDFALHNEELRYDLIEELERILEREKVSDYHGPSV from the coding sequence ATGAAAAAAGTGAGAAAAGCGATTATTCCTGCGGCGGGGCTCGGGACCAGGTTTTTGCCTGCGACCAAAGCGATGCCGAAAGAAATGCTTCCGATCGTGGACAAGCCGACGATCCAGTACATTGTCGAGGAAGCGATCGAATCGGGAATTGAAGACATCATCGTCGTGACCGGCAAAGGGAAGCGCGCGATTGAAGACCACTTCGACATCGCATTCGAGCTTGAGCATTCGCTTGAGGAAAAAGGGAAGCTCGATATCCTGCAAAAGGTGCAGCAATCCTCGAATGTTGAGCTCCACTATATCCGTCAGAAAGAAGCCAAAGGACTGGGACATGCCGTTTGGTGCGCACGCAATTTTATCGGCGACGAACCGTTCGCGGTGCTGCTCGGCGACGATATTGTAAAGGCGGAAGTTCCGTGCACCCGGCAGCTGATCGAGCAGTATGAGCAAACCGGCTGCTCCGTTATCGGCGTTCAGGCCGTCAGCTCCGATCAGACGCAGCGTTACGGCATTGTCGATCCGCTTGAGAAATTCGAACGGCTGTACAAGGTGAAGCGGTTTGTGGAGAAGCCCCCGCAAGGACAAGAGCCGTCCAACCTGGCGATCATGGGACGATATGTGCTCACCCCCGAAATTTTTGATTACCTGGGCCGGCATGAAATCGGCGCTGGCGGAGAAATCCAGCTGACCGATGCGATTCAGATGCTGAATGAAGAGCAGGGCGTCTATGCGTACGATTTTGAAGGCATGCGCTACGATGTCGGCGAGAAGCTCGGCTTTATCATGACCACAATCGACTTTGCGCTTCACAATGAAGAGCTCCGGTACGATTTGATCGAGGAGCTGGAACGGATTCTGGAGCGCGAGAAGGTGAGTGATTACCATGGCCCGTCGGTATGA
- a CDS encoding lipopolysaccharide biosynthesis protein, which translates to MMNVPALRKALSGEGVFRTILNTSAANLFIMVLSTLTSIVTARLFGVVGKGEFSAILFWPTLLSGLVGFGLSTSLIYNMKMNANWAAAYVRAGFMFQIPVSIVVGTVAWIFLPHWLGNYPASVVEIAKWYTVITLPMLLAVNLLSALTQSLDKFSLYNGLRLYVPLSNLIGLLVLWACGGLNLQNGAIAFFITSMMVVFWSLFKLRRELSFNWLRNLTDRFVLKSLFGYGGRVFGVELLGTLYSQCDKLIILTLLKPRDFGLYTVVYTLSRVFNVVQMAISNVIFPKVTGLDKEKIVATVGRAFRLSFLLMLIAVIPGMIIGRYLLGLLFGAQFLEASTAFYLLCLECILGGGSWILASSFNAMGRPGLVVMRQLIALAATVGLFFVFTPLYGLNGIALALLLGAVIRIVVTIASMRVVFKVRVADMLFDKNDMRFLFARLSRKVQS; encoded by the coding sequence ATGATGAATGTACCGGCTTTGAGAAAAGCGTTGTCCGGCGAAGGCGTATTCCGCACGATTCTGAATACGAGCGCAGCCAATTTATTCATAATGGTGCTGAGCACCTTGACCTCCATCGTGACGGCGCGCTTGTTCGGAGTCGTCGGCAAAGGCGAATTTTCAGCGATCCTGTTTTGGCCGACGCTGCTTTCGGGCCTTGTCGGGTTCGGGCTTTCCACGTCCCTGATCTACAACATGAAGATGAATGCGAATTGGGCTGCGGCTTACGTGAGAGCAGGCTTCATGTTTCAAATCCCGGTCAGCATCGTTGTCGGCACGGTCGCCTGGATTTTCCTGCCCCATTGGCTCGGAAATTACCCGGCTTCCGTCGTCGAAATCGCAAAATGGTATACCGTCATTACGCTGCCTATGCTGCTGGCCGTCAACCTTCTGTCGGCGCTGACGCAAAGCTTGGACAAATTCAGCCTGTACAACGGTCTTCGGCTGTACGTGCCGCTCAGCAACCTGATCGGTCTGCTGGTGCTGTGGGCCTGCGGCGGTCTGAACCTGCAAAACGGCGCGATCGCGTTTTTCATCACCAGCATGATGGTCGTCTTCTGGTCGCTGTTCAAGCTGCGGCGCGAGCTCAGCTTCAACTGGCTGCGGAATTTGACGGACCGTTTCGTGCTGAAATCGCTTTTCGGTTACGGCGGAAGGGTGTTCGGCGTCGAGCTGCTCGGCACGCTTTATTCGCAGTGCGACAAGCTCATTATTCTGACGCTGCTGAAGCCGAGGGATTTCGGGCTGTATACGGTCGTTTATACGCTGTCGCGCGTGTTTAACGTCGTGCAGATGGCCATCTCGAACGTCATATTCCCGAAGGTGACCGGCCTCGATAAAGAGAAAATCGTCGCCACGGTCGGCAGAGCGTTCCGGCTGTCGTTCCTGCTTATGCTGATCGCCGTCATCCCGGGGATGATCATCGGCCGGTATTTGCTCGGGCTGCTGTTCGGCGCGCAGTTTCTGGAAGCGAGCACCGCTTTCTACCTGCTCTGCCTCGAATGTATTCTCGGCGGCGGCTCGTGGATTCTCGCGTCCTCATTCAACGCGATGGGACGACCCGGGCTTGTGGTGATGCGCCAGCTGATTGCGCTCGCCGCAACGGTCGGTCTTTTCTTCGTCTTTACCCCGCTGTACGGACTGAACGGCATTGCGCTGGCCCTGCTGCTCGGCGCGGTGATCCGGATCGTCGTTACGATTGCGTCGATGCGCGTGGTTTTCAAGGTGCGTGTCGCGGACATGCTGTTCGACAAAAACGATATGCGTTTCCTGTTTGCGCGTTTATCGCGAAAAGTTCAGTCCTGA
- a CDS encoding glycosyltransferase family 4 protein, whose amino-acid sequence MRVVIVNSLYTPHIIGGAEISTQILAETLTQVADVHVLTVGGQKRGDGIRTESINGVTVHRLPYSNLYWIGDGGGRGTLHKVARRLVDLYNPLLIREVRRRLSELEPDLIHTQNLSGFGAAIWSSAGKEVPIVHTLRDYSLLSPVSSPISNAALARAYHLTSLGVSRRVAAVVGISSHILNRHTEAGLFPNAVKSVIPNVVDGDIAGADKEFDRKPLRIGYFGRIEPEKGVRELAEAVRSLPRELVEQVTFCGDGSFRPKLMELCREDSRFIFTGKVTPIEARRFMAMADVTFVPSIWEEPFGRVIIESYQVGTPVYASAVGGIPDAVWNPEEFLFEPGSADSIKTKIAAFHALTGEQKRRIKALCLQHCQKFTKQSLLDNHLSLYAQIAKTSRAGYPFAAANGR is encoded by the coding sequence ATGAGAGTTGTCATTGTAAATAGCTTGTACACGCCGCATATTATCGGGGGCGCGGAAATTTCGACGCAAATACTGGCGGAAACGCTGACCCAGGTAGCGGATGTGCATGTGCTGACGGTAGGCGGACAGAAACGTGGCGACGGCATTCGTACGGAATCGATAAACGGCGTCACCGTTCACCGTCTCCCCTACAGCAATCTGTACTGGATCGGAGACGGAGGGGGACGCGGCACGCTGCACAAAGTCGCCCGGAGGCTCGTCGATCTGTACAATCCGCTGCTGATTCGGGAGGTGCGGCGACGGCTTTCCGAGCTTGAGCCGGATCTGATTCATACCCAGAACCTGTCCGGGTTCGGGGCCGCCATCTGGTCGTCGGCAGGCAAGGAAGTGCCGATCGTGCATACGCTGAGGGATTACTCGCTTCTTTCGCCGGTCAGCTCGCCGATTTCGAATGCCGCGCTTGCGCGCGCGTATCACCTGACCTCGCTCGGCGTAAGCAGGCGGGTAGCGGCGGTTGTCGGCATTTCGTCGCACATTTTGAACCGGCATACGGAAGCGGGCTTATTCCCGAATGCCGTCAAGTCGGTCATCCCGAACGTCGTGGACGGCGATATCGCCGGCGCGGACAAGGAGTTTGACCGCAAGCCGCTGCGAATCGGCTATTTCGGCCGGATCGAGCCCGAGAAAGGCGTCCGCGAGCTGGCCGAAGCGGTGCGGTCGCTTCCGCGCGAGCTGGTGGAGCAGGTGACGTTTTGCGGGGACGGCAGCTTCAGACCGAAGCTGATGGAGCTCTGCCGCGAGGACAGCCGCTTTATCTTTACCGGCAAGGTGACGCCGATCGAAGCCCGGCGGTTCATGGCCATGGCGGACGTGACGTTCGTGCCGTCGATTTGGGAAGAGCCATTCGGCCGGGTCATTATCGAATCCTACCAGGTCGGTACGCCGGTATACGCTTCTGCCGTCGGCGGCATTCCGGACGCCGTCTGGAATCCGGAGGAGTTTCTGTTCGAGCCCGGCAGCGCCGATTCGATCAAAACGAAAATCGCCGCCTTCCACGCCTTGACGGGCGAGCAGAAGCGGCGGATAAAAGCCTTGTGCCTGCAGCACTGCCAGAAATTTACGAAGCAGTCGCTGCTCGACAATCATCTGTCGCTGTACGCGCAAATCGCGAAAACGAGCCGGGCCGGTTACCCGTTCGCAGCCGCAAACGGGAGGTGA
- a CDS encoding polysaccharide pyruvyl transferase family protein → MQFAHPMDELKNRLRQILNVIPPQSSIYYIDYPVHGNGGDLLIMKGTEAFFKDYGIRVQARYSVLDFPDKLAIPSNHIIVLHGGGNFGDLYPAHQRLREKIVADYPDHRVVMLPQTIFYKDPAEFDRTAAVFNRHHDLHLFVRDTFSQEMAQERFKTCGVYLSPDMAHQLWPIRTRTVPEKEMLLFLRTDIEKTAEQEKLEASGQGDHLDWSSLFSRAEHKSIRLLTKVAQKSKGIVPVGAIWSKYTDYLVGKAVKRFSSYKTVQTSRLHGHILSCLMDKPNILLDNSYGKNASYYRTWTGGIANAQLMADKAGK, encoded by the coding sequence ATGCAGTTCGCTCATCCGATGGATGAGCTCAAAAACCGGCTGCGCCAAATCTTGAACGTAATCCCGCCCCAATCCAGCATTTATTACATCGATTACCCGGTTCACGGCAATGGCGGCGATCTCCTCATTATGAAAGGGACGGAGGCGTTCTTCAAGGATTACGGCATCCGGGTTCAGGCGCGCTACAGCGTGCTCGATTTTCCGGATAAGCTGGCGATTCCGAGCAATCATATCATCGTCCTGCACGGCGGCGGCAACTTCGGCGACCTTTATCCGGCGCACCAGAGGCTGCGCGAGAAAATCGTGGCGGACTATCCGGACCATCGCGTCGTGATGCTGCCCCAGACGATATTTTACAAGGATCCTGCCGAATTCGACCGCACGGCTGCCGTTTTCAACCGCCACCATGATCTGCACCTCTTCGTGCGGGACACGTTCTCGCAGGAAATGGCGCAGGAGCGGTTCAAGACGTGCGGCGTCTATTTATCCCCGGATATGGCTCACCAGCTGTGGCCGATTCGCACCCGGACCGTGCCCGAGAAGGAAATGCTTCTTTTCCTCCGCACCGATATCGAGAAGACGGCGGAGCAGGAGAAGCTGGAGGCTTCGGGTCAGGGCGATCATTTGGACTGGTCCTCGCTCTTCAGCCGGGCGGAGCACAAATCGATCCGTCTCTTGACGAAGGTGGCGCAGAAGAGCAAAGGCATCGTGCCGGTCGGCGCAATTTGGAGCAAATATACGGATTACCTGGTCGGTAAAGCGGTCAAGCGGTTCAGCTCGTACAAGACCGTACAGACATCAAGGCTTCACGGACACATTCTATCCTGTCTGATGGATAAACCGAACATCCTGCTGGACAATTCTTACGGAAAAAACGCAAGTTATTACCGTACGTGGACCGGAGGTATCGCAAACGCGCAGTTAATGGCGGACAAGGCGGGAAAATAG
- a CDS encoding glycosyltransferase, which yields MKKIMFITNRLPFPNTDGRKNMLLQYIRQMKEIYPDSELVNLSFVDDTRYLKDRPAEIDRLVCLELPGLAEKLFNVAVYSMLLRKWPLQVAVYYSRKTHRKIREIVKEERPEFILYDMVRVAEYVADEQGRKVLSYDDLLSLRYRRQLEWFQYIPSVFGGFTGKLPGSIKRFADLKFIQRWLIDFESRLLDKYEKKVASQFHHLIFTSPAEAQSFRSVTRHESCYGIPMKFEPEQRRDRGPRRYDRNKLVFVGKMDIPHNSSAVAYFCERIWPVIKAKAPKATFYIVGKNPTPEVLRLQERYPGVIVTGEVDDVKRVVGDAALMIAPMLFGTGIKTKIVEAMSWGVPVVTNRIGIEGIDANHGEDLFVCDTDEEVVQNVLLLLNNEEINEKVSRNSVRYVASNFSSSATRKSMELILS from the coding sequence ATGAAGAAAATCATGTTTATTACGAACCGGCTTCCATTCCCGAATACGGACGGACGGAAAAACATGCTGCTGCAGTACATTCGCCAGATGAAAGAGATTTACCCGGACAGCGAACTCGTCAATTTGTCGTTCGTGGACGACACCAGGTATTTGAAGGACCGGCCGGCTGAAATCGACCGGCTGGTCTGCCTGGAGCTGCCCGGACTGGCCGAGAAGCTGTTTAACGTCGCGGTTTACTCCATGCTGCTGCGCAAATGGCCGCTTCAGGTGGCTGTTTATTACAGCCGAAAAACCCACCGGAAAATAAGGGAAATCGTCAAGGAAGAGCGTCCGGAGTTTATTTTGTACGACATGGTGCGCGTAGCCGAATATGTGGCGGACGAGCAGGGGCGCAAGGTGCTAAGCTATGACGATTTGCTCTCGCTGCGCTACAGGCGGCAGCTGGAATGGTTTCAATACATTCCGTCCGTATTCGGAGGCTTCACCGGCAAGCTTCCCGGCAGCATCAAGCGGTTTGCGGATTTGAAGTTTATCCAGCGCTGGCTGATCGATTTCGAAAGCCGGCTGTTGGACAAATACGAGAAAAAGGTGGCCTCTCAGTTTCACCACCTGATCTTCACCTCGCCGGCAGAAGCGCAAAGCTTCCGGAGCGTTACCCGTCACGAGTCGTGCTACGGCATACCGATGAAGTTCGAGCCGGAGCAGCGCAGGGACCGGGGGCCGCGCCGGTACGACCGGAACAAGCTGGTGTTCGTCGGCAAGATGGACATCCCTCACAACAGCTCCGCCGTCGCTTATTTCTGCGAGCGGATTTGGCCCGTTATCAAGGCGAAAGCGCCCAAGGCGACGTTTTATATTGTCGGGAAAAACCCGACCCCCGAAGTGCTGCGGCTGCAGGAGCGGTATCCGGGCGTGATCGTGACCGGCGAGGTGGACGACGTGAAACGGGTCGTCGGCGACGCCGCCCTGATGATCGCCCCGATGCTGTTCGGGACGGGGATCAAGACGAAGATCGTCGAAGCCATGTCCTGGGGCGTGCCGGTCGTCACCAACCGGATCGGCATCGAAGGGATCGACGCGAATCACGGCGAGGACCTTTTCGTCTGCGATACGGACGAGGAAGTGGTGCAGAACGTGCTTCTGCTGCTGAACAACGAAGAAATCAACGAAAAAGTATCGCGCAATTCGGTCCGCTATGTGGCCAGCAATTTCAGCAGTTCCGCCACGCGCAAAAGCATGGAGCTGATCTTGTCCTAG
- a CDS encoding glycosyltransferase translates to MKASIAICTHNRAADVKEALLSLLKQSFSGPFEVIVIDNRSTDHTKQVVEEFQHMVDIPIHYVYEEKLGLSVARNRAIREAKGEYVLFLDDDAVASEDWIRSIVALFDLDPRIGCVGGKIDPAWEGSPPLWLPPENRPLYTILDYADEIVEMVKPAIPYGANVAFRMSVFDKIKPFREDLGRVGSNLLSSEETELIDRIRAHYSVYYTPHASVLHKIPRSRISRKWLLRRIYWQGVSSAVSSNRKSALFLKSLVKVPVFALLTVVFAYDKQRIFRNVSKLFYNNGQISGVLRIYQ, encoded by the coding sequence ATGAAAGCGTCAATAGCGATTTGCACGCACAATCGCGCAGCGGATGTGAAGGAGGCGCTCCTCAGTCTGCTGAAGCAAAGCTTTAGCGGTCCTTTCGAGGTCATTGTCATCGATAACCGCTCCACCGACCATACGAAGCAGGTGGTAGAAGAATTCCAGCACATGGTCGACATCCCGATTCATTACGTCTACGAGGAGAAGCTTGGCTTGTCCGTCGCCCGGAACCGTGCGATCCGCGAAGCGAAAGGCGAATACGTGCTCTTCCTGGACGACGACGCGGTCGCCTCGGAGGATTGGATACGGAGCATCGTCGCCCTGTTCGACCTGGACCCGCGCATCGGATGCGTCGGCGGCAAAATCGATCCCGCCTGGGAAGGCAGCCCTCCGCTTTGGCTGCCGCCGGAAAACCGTCCCTTGTATACGATACTCGATTATGCGGACGAAATCGTAGAGATGGTCAAGCCGGCGATTCCGTACGGCGCGAACGTCGCGTTCCGCATGTCGGTGTTCGATAAGATCAAGCCGTTCCGGGAGGATCTCGGCCGGGTGGGCAGCAATTTGCTCTCCAGCGAAGAAACCGAGCTGATCGACCGGATCCGGGCGCATTATTCGGTCTATTATACGCCTCACGCTTCGGTGCTGCACAAAATTCCGCGCAGCCGGATCAGCCGGAAATGGCTGCTTCGCCGCATTTACTGGCAGGGCGTGAGCAGCGCGGTCAGCTCAAACCGGAAATCGGCCCTTTTCCTGAAATCGCTCGTGAAGGTGCCGGTTTTTGCGCTGCTTACCGTCGTGTTCGCTTACGACAAGCAGCGGATTTTTCGCAATGTGAGCAAGCTATTCTATAACAACGGCCAGATCAGCGGCGTGCTGCGTATTTATCAATGA
- a CDS encoding O-antigen ligase family protein has protein sequence MFAASLLMLLTGFKFKQGDFFLLVFAAYSIGHSLAVSVGYGDLGSSFKHIVTLLFGISMYRVSLYIAEETKKDPGLKGRIAASLMIAFIPPLAAGFLQMLDALFVHSGFSGSLTGLFSEKVYRGRIQMLSGEPSWGAIHMLSGGLLMFYLYKQGYRKQLPLLICTAVLMVLSFSAYAYSVLLIALLIYVLITNKNRGRMLLVLGACVLVIAVGVPFLLQAFHVSGYFTSRFQFNFSQLIETDNSYFIRVVFPAIGFIEFAHHPIFGLGGGFYYKEFADILLNRFSDGLKFTEVSDLVNRPEMATSRNLLAKLFAEEGLIGVILFFGFLGTILRSASGNPYAKFAFALCIALIMNFDSYSFVNFWLLFGFVRGGFFSSAPAVQAAGADMQSMKGMKRIA, from the coding sequence ATGTTTGCCGCCTCGCTGCTCATGCTGCTCACCGGCTTCAAGTTCAAGCAGGGGGATTTCTTCCTGCTCGTTTTTGCGGCTTACAGCATCGGGCATTCGCTTGCCGTCTCGGTCGGATACGGGGATTTGGGCAGCAGCTTTAAGCATATCGTGACGCTGCTGTTCGGTATTTCAATGTACCGGGTCAGCCTCTACATCGCCGAGGAGACGAAGAAGGATCCCGGCCTGAAAGGGCGGATCGCCGCAAGCCTGATGATCGCGTTTATCCCTCCGCTGGCGGCCGGTTTTCTGCAAATGCTGGACGCGCTGTTCGTACACAGCGGCTTCTCCGGCTCGCTTACCGGCTTGTTCTCGGAGAAGGTATACCGCGGACGGATTCAGATGCTGTCCGGCGAGCCGTCGTGGGGCGCGATTCATATGCTGAGCGGCGGGCTGCTCATGTTTTATTTGTACAAGCAGGGGTACCGGAAGCAGCTTCCGCTGCTGATCTGCACGGCGGTGCTGATGGTGCTGTCGTTTTCCGCCTATGCGTACAGCGTGCTGCTGATTGCGCTGCTGATTTATGTGCTGATTACGAACAAGAACCGCGGCAGGATGCTGCTCGTGCTGGGCGCCTGCGTGCTTGTTATTGCAGTGGGCGTTCCGTTCCTGCTGCAGGCGTTCCATGTCAGCGGTTATTTCACCAGCCGGTTCCAGTTTAATTTCAGCCAGCTGATCGAGACGGACAATTCTTATTTCATCCGGGTCGTGTTCCCCGCCATCGGTTTTATCGAATTTGCCCATCACCCGATTTTCGGGCTTGGGGGCGGGTTCTATTATAAGGAATTTGCCGATATTTTGCTGAATCGTTTCAGCGACGGGCTGAAGTTCACGGAGGTAAGCGACCTCGTCAACCGCCCCGAAATGGCAACGTCCCGGAACCTGCTGGCCAAGCTGTTCGCGGAGGAAGGCCTGATCGGCGTCATTCTGTTCTTCGGGTTTTTGGGGACGATTCTGCGCAGCGCAAGCGGAAATCCGTACGCGAAATTCGCGTTCGCGCTTTGCATTGCGCTGATTATGAATTTCGATTCGTATTCCTTCGTGAACTTTTGGCTGTTATTCGGGTTCGTCCGGGGCGGATTTTTCAGCTCGGCACCGGCGGTTCAAGCCGCGGGAGCCGATATGCAGAGCATGAAGGGGATGAAACGGATTGCATGA
- a CDS encoding acyltransferase, with translation MSTRKRRFGEYVRFAFRLGRGMLFKRKTDRCGKLLRVCGRVKVSKAPRARLLLGDRVMLFQNTGFYLDAGDAVIEIGDRTFINRRSEIVCKQLVKIGRDCAISWDVCITDTDIHALEGAETTKPTVIGDRVWIGNKAVVLKGVTIGDGAVVAAGSVVSKDVPANTLVAGVPAKPIRNNVRWRL, from the coding sequence ATGAGCACAAGAAAACGAAGGTTTGGCGAATATGTAAGATTTGCGTTCCGCCTCGGGCGCGGCATGCTGTTCAAGAGGAAGACGGACCGCTGCGGCAAGCTGCTTCGCGTCTGCGGCAGGGTGAAGGTATCGAAGGCCCCGCGGGCCAGGCTGCTGCTCGGCGATCGGGTAATGCTGTTTCAAAATACCGGGTTTTATTTGGATGCCGGCGACGCCGTGATCGAAATCGGCGACCGCACGTTCATTAACCGGCGGTCCGAAATCGTCTGCAAGCAGCTTGTGAAAATCGGCCGTGACTGTGCGATTTCATGGGATGTGTGCATCACGGATACCGATATTCACGCGCTGGAGGGGGCCGAGACCACGAAGCCGACCGTCATCGGGGACCGGGTCTGGATCGGCAACAAAGCGGTCGTTCTGAAAGGCGTTACGATCGGCGACGGCGCCGTCGTCGCAGCCGGCTCGGTCGTGTCGAAGGACGTGCCCGCAAATACGCTGGTCGCCGGCGTTCCGGCAAAGCCGATCCGGAATAACGTCCGGTGGCGCCTGTAA
- a CDS encoding sugar transferase: MLKTESKRLALGKSDDLVFYTITKRTMDIVGSLLGLLFFSPLFLVIAILIKLEDPKGSVFFRQTRIGKFEKPFKMYKFRSMVSNAEEKLAELLAQNEIQGAMFKMRDDPRITRIGKFIRKTSIDELPQLFNVLKGDMSLVGPRPPLPREVEEYTEYDKLRLTVTSGCTGLWQVSGRNNLSFQQMVELDLEYIQNRSIAGDLKIIFKTFKLLAGAKDAF; this comes from the coding sequence ATGCTGAAAACCGAATCGAAACGGCTTGCGCTCGGGAAAAGCGACGATCTGGTTTTCTATACGATCACCAAACGCACGATGGATATTGTCGGCTCGCTGCTGGGACTCCTGTTTTTCTCCCCGCTGTTTTTGGTCATTGCCATTCTGATCAAGCTGGAGGATCCGAAGGGATCGGTCTTTTTCCGCCAGACCCGAATCGGCAAATTCGAGAAGCCCTTTAAGATGTATAAATTCCGCTCGATGGTATCGAATGCGGAGGAGAAGCTTGCGGAGCTGCTCGCCCAGAACGAGATCCAAGGCGCGATGTTCAAAATGCGGGACGACCCGCGCATTACGAGAATCGGCAAATTTATCCGCAAAACGAGCATCGACGAGCTGCCGCAGCTCTTCAACGTGCTGAAAGGCGACATGTCGCTCGTCGGCCCGAGACCGCCTCTGCCAAGAGAAGTAGAGGAATATACGGAATACGACAAGCTCCGGCTCACCGTAACGTCGGGCTGCACCGGCTTATGGCAGGTTAGCGGACGGAATAATCTCAGCTTTCAGCAAATGGTCGAGCTAGATTTGGAGTATATACAAAATCGGAGCATTGCGGGGGATTTGAAGATCATATTCAAGACGTTCAAGCTTCTCGCCGGAGCCAAGGACGCTTTCTAA
- a CDS encoding glycosyltransferase family 4 protein codes for MRNPTIYMSPKFSPDNKYSELLTRSIERAGLRVEHYDKKAMLKPSRGDIVHLHWPSNSYRASVFPLTVVKSALFALLLLYYRLLGVRLFWTVHNVWPHSGKSRWDYVMRKLILTVCHQAFVLSETVKKEAAAVFGVPEGKLIVTPHGHYVDAYASSGTDIRARFGIPQDRFLFLFVGRINAYKGVDKLVEAYASLKSESTALLIAGRVDTGYNLDFIDGAGGGSITVYPQFVDDGELADYLNAADAVVLPYNQISTSGSAILALSHHKPVVAPKLGALGEYVSEGCGILYDPADPDGLRKALRLSMEMDMRETRKHIAAKLRELDWSRIAGKMIGVYTGTHQRYEVNA; via the coding sequence TTGCGTAATCCGACGATTTATATGTCGCCCAAATTCAGCCCGGACAACAAATACAGCGAGCTGCTCACCCGCTCGATCGAGCGTGCCGGCCTTCGCGTCGAGCATTACGACAAGAAAGCCATGCTGAAGCCGAGCCGGGGCGATATCGTTCATCTGCATTGGCCGAGCAATTCGTACCGGGCATCCGTATTTCCGCTGACGGTCGTTAAATCGGCCCTGTTTGCCCTGCTCCTGCTTTATTACCGGCTGCTGGGCGTGCGGCTGTTCTGGACCGTGCACAACGTCTGGCCGCATTCGGGCAAATCGCGGTGGGATTACGTGATGCGCAAACTGATTTTAACGGTCTGCCATCAGGCCTTCGTTCTTAGCGAGACGGTGAAGAAGGAGGCTGCCGCCGTGTTCGGCGTGCCGGAGGGCAAGCTGATCGTGACGCCGCACGGTCACTACGTGGACGCGTATGCGAGCAGCGGCACCGATATCCGGGCGCGGTTCGGCATTCCGCAGGACCGGTTCCTGTTCCTGTTTGTCGGCCGGATCAACGCGTACAAAGGCGTGGACAAGCTGGTTGAGGCTTATGCGTCGCTAAAGTCGGAATCTACCGCGCTGCTGATCGCAGGGCGGGTCGATACTGGATACAACCTCGATTTTATCGACGGCGCCGGCGGCGGATCGATCACCGTTTATCCGCAGTTCGTGGACGACGGCGAGCTGGCCGATTACTTGAACGCAGCCGACGCGGTCGTGCTCCCGTATAACCAGATCTCGACATCGGGAAGCGCGATTCTGGCGCTGTCCCATCACAAGCCGGTCGTTGCGCCGAAGCTCGGCGCGCTCGGGGAGTACGTATCCGAAGGGTGCGGCATTCTTTACGATCCGGCGGATCCGGACGGCCTGCGCAAGGCGCTGCGATTGTCCATGGAGATGGATATGCGGGAAACGCGCAAGCATATTGCGGCGAAGCTGAGAGAGCTGGACTGGAGCCGGATTGCCGGGAAAATGATCGGCGTCTACACCGGCACGCATCAGAGGTACGAGGTGAATGCATGA
- a CDS encoding CpsD/CapB family tyrosine-protein kinase → MSRLMRNQTLVTEINPRSRVSEIYRSLRTNIEFSIQDSAFKTLAVTSALAGEGKSTTAANIAATFARTGRKTLLIDANLRAPVQHDIFGLPNHFGLSSALTAGNGVEEAVQRTHAGSLEVMCSGPIPPNPSELLDSPQMTALLNEAKERYDVVIVDTTSVLEVTDAQIVASKCDGVLLVIKPGKVKNEIAVKAKASLEYGKATVIGAVLNEVGR, encoded by the coding sequence ATGTCACGCTTGATGCGTAACCAAACGCTGGTAACCGAGATCAATCCAAGATCGCGCGTTTCCGAAATTTACCGCAGCTTGCGGACTAACATCGAATTCTCGATCCAGGATTCGGCATTCAAAACGCTGGCCGTCACCTCCGCCTTGGCCGGCGAAGGCAAAAGCACGACGGCCGCCAATATCGCGGCGACGTTCGCCCGGACCGGCCGGAAGACGCTGCTGATCGATGCGAATCTGCGCGCTCCCGTACAGCACGACATTTTCGGCCTGCCGAACCATTTCGGTTTAAGCTCGGCTTTAACGGCGGGGAACGGCGTCGAGGAAGCCGTTCAGCGGACACACGCCGGCAGCCTTGAAGTGATGTGCTCCGGACCGATTCCACCGAATCCGTCCGAGCTGCTCGACTCGCCGCAAATGACGGCGCTGCTGAACGAAGCAAAAGAACGGTACGACGTTGTCATCGTCGACACGACATCCGTGCTGGAAGTGACGGATGCGCAGATCGTGGCCAGCAAATGCGACGGCGTTCTGCTGGTTATCAAACCGGGAAAAGTGAAAAACGAGATTGCCGTAAAGGCGAAAGCATCTCTGGAATACGGCAAAGCAACGGTTATCGGCGCGGTTTTGAACGAAGTCGGCCGCTGA